The Amphiura filiformis chromosome 13, Afil_fr2py, whole genome shotgun sequence genome segment tagcataattatgtttacattgtaaaaaattgctatacaagctgaaatttgtgtagcaggttgtccaaaatggggagcattttgctccacgacacaagttaaatcgaaccctgataGAATGTATGATACCCCAAATTCATAAAATTAAACTAGACAACATAAACGAAATCTCGACTGGTACCCAAccgaactgaaaaaaaaacagcaGCAAGGAAATGTGGAAATACAACAATATCTTATTCTAATTGATTGTGTCATACAGAATGCAGACCCATCACCAGTGTCAGTGCAAGCACCTGTGACATTGGCTACCAATTTTGATGCACTACTAGCTGTTTGTCATACCCTGTTCCCTATCATCAGATCACATGGGAGGTAAGTACAATTCCAATcatggtaaaaagtgaaagtaCTCATTCTGTTTCATtttgtaaactcctcaacaaaagtttggaaagttttttcaagcatctgtatctcaaattatttgtgacatatttatatcgtgttgcatattatcaatggatagctataataagctataatactcccctttacaatgacactccatttgaaacaataacatttttcacggctgagtacacacatgttgaatctttctcggagggtgtatgaaattaaacGGAACCActttatgtgttcattccatttgaaattcatactcctcctgaggaagatatttccaaaatcgtccacaggggtagtgtggattttaaatggaatagcctaggcaccggagtttcgcgcgatttaaaacggcaaaatgcgcggccggttttttataaagcgcgaaaatgcgcgaaaattcaagtcaaaaagcgcgaaaatgcgttttccagtatttaaattcacgattatgacgatacacacgtaccccgggtctacacctcatcaaatgttgattgttaaaaaaaaaaaaaagtacattttcgccgtgatattccatctccgttcgctatgataatttttctcatttctgtgtcagttttggtccgaaacgtggtcaaaaaacaggtgcaaaaacatgagcaaagtctgtcaatcttgagcaattttcgttcagTATTTCACTTCCgtgtttcttttttaaattaacgtgtagttgatgctacaaaaactaaaacacgcgctaccacaaataatatgaaaaaggagttatcatttggattttgtctttaaaattgcttttattcatcgtaacaataatactaataaaggaaacctagattatttatgagaaaataaacttaaaatattaaaaattgaatattgtcaggttgtgataaataattaaataaacattaactgcacgtgcttggttgtaaacaaatcaatcgggacttccccaccATCAGGCCAGCGAttgttcggaaagcatgcaaaaagtgcacgatttcctgacgttgcatttacaaatattgcagaatttacttcaattctcagcaggtgggtcaaaattttggggcttttattatctgaacgcaatgacgcacactaacgggaagcctgttatgttgtaaaaaggttattattggtgaatttacattgaaaagtagtgtgtttggcaaaattctcaaaattcacgatggaccaccaaaatcgcgatggacccccaaaatcgcGATTTTTTGCgcgatcgcgcgaaactccggtgcctagaatagcccaatgacttGACTTGACCTGAATATTTGGTGACTTGTTTTGACACtatagattaaaaaaaaacaaggtAGCGGATGCCTACCCGGTGctgatccgcaaggtatccgataCCTTGTGGATGTCATTTTTAAAGACATCCGATGGCACCCGCTAGCGGATTAGTTTTCGGATGCCTCAAAGTCAGAGGTGGGAGCTACCGGGTAGGTATCCGGTACCCAAAAAGGCACCCGCTAACTTAGTCAATAAAAGGGAGGCATCCGAAAGGGCACCCGCTAACTTAGTCAATAAAAAGGAGGCATCCGAAAGGTATCCACTAACTTAGTCAATAAAAGGAGGCATCCAAAAGGTATCCGCTAAGGTCATGTGATCaccaactgccatttcaaatttgctgttggatTCATGCAACATGCTGTTCTCTTGATGGTGGTGTTTTGGTCTCTTCACACAAATCATTCATTTTTTATATGGAGAATTTTATGCTACAGATGACTACAATGACTATATTTATACACATGTTGATGCACATGCAGGTAAATTAAAGATTTGCAGAGTTGCATTTCAAGCAGTAAATGCATACCTGCCAAGTGTCCTGATTTTGGCAGGACATCCGATTTTAGACCCCGAAAACGTCATAAAATCGGGAAGTCctgattttctaaaaaaaaaaaaaaaaattttttttttttaaattttcaaaaaatattttttgccaaaaaatcaagttataggccctaaattacttgttattgaaggttggaaaccatagaaatactgctactttttttttttttaaatgccaatttttttttacaaagttggataaagttgtacattttgattacttttgcttctattgaacagtcagggacacattgaattagtatacattgctagctgttcaatagaagcaaaagtaattaacatgtacaactttatccaatgttgtaaaataaattggcaattttttttttttgcaatatttctctggtttccaaccttgaatagcaagtaatttagggcctataacttgcttttttggccaaaaatatttttgaaaattaaaaaaaaaaagagggagaggggtcaaaaatttgatgaatcatcatttttatattgcgcattatatatatcaatttcagacatgtaggccatgttattaggcaaaaaaagaactttgaagaatgtctctcatgtacaaaagtatatgaAACTGAACATttgaaaccacttttttaggatgaaggaagcattttttcaaaaaagtctaaaacaggtttttatgtcaaaagtggtcttttggggtgctaaatctgctaacattgcctgggcttaggtacctaatttgcatattttacggtATAATCTTGAGAAAACAAGTCaagataacagccttgaagaagATTGCATATAGatattcttcaaggctgttatctaggcttgttttgtcaaaataaccttattttttaatccatttaaatgtaatttccctcagaaatggtgtctcctgtagtgtaaaatgtgtagaaaccctctggctttggGGGGCCAGCCTcaaccccaccaggggcccttaagcgggcccctggacccccggccgtagTCGCGAACGctacgctcgcttcgctcgctccgcttcgcaagtgtccctatttctagttttcaaaagttggcaggtatgtaaatgttataagcttatcaactgcatgtacaatgtgtgcacaggctgctgaattttgcagtatgcaCTTGCAAGTATCCAAAATTAGTTTTCTGTGATAACCTTGCTTCTAGCCACTGCAAATTGGATTTATATCATTGGCAATTACTGATACATGTCTAAAAGGTTGGGCATCGGAGGTATAATGGTACAATGCCGCAAAGTATAGCATGTGGTGTACCTCTGGGCCCGGGTTGGCACTTATAGGTCTAATTGGattttaattttgcattttactttgtgttatagtcattatgtacaatttatgggactcaaaatcatttagtgttcaggaattcattgtgttttacagattttgtgTTAATTAGAGTAAATTCCAATGTACTGTATTACAGTAAAAACTGCACCGCGATAATAAAGCTCACATGTTTGTCAGTTTGTTGTATCCATGTTATACTCAATCAATGTATTGCCTCATTTTACATGAATGAACTTCCACAAGAATGTTGTCtataaaggggctgtgcaataattatgagccctgggggagggtaaaattggggggggcaagaaattttgggggagccgaaaggggggggacaagcaagttttggccagccgagagggggtggggcaagcaatttttggcacacattcatggggcaccttttaaagaaaatgctctaaaaggcttaggggtggtgcaataattatgtgtaccccggggtgaattataggggggcaaagatttttggcaggccaaaaggggggcaagcatttttggcaggtcgaaaaaggggggtcaagcaatttttggcaggtcgaaaggggggggcaagcaatttttggcacagatatttttggcattgtttctatattacgccctaaaaggcgaggAAAACGTTATttaacacgttcaaatatgcaaaatttcctgctcgctacactcgcaatatatgttaagacaatttaaggttttaaattcgggttccccaaaatcttgcatgtgtaggggggggcaaagattttttggcacgtcaaaaggggggggggcaaagggtttttggcacggccaaaggggggagaacaagcgattttggcagaccattttgagaattcaccccgggtacacataattattgcaccacccttacatgtaggaaaacagtacggaaacgcttaaatatgcataatttcctgctcgctacgctcgcaacatatatctagaccattgaaggtttgtaaattgggatcccaaaaatttggcatgcacaagggggggcaaagaattgtgtggccgagaggggggcaagcgatttttggtgagccgGTCGGAAATTTCACCCctcggggggctcataattattgcacagcccctaaatatatGCCGACCGAGTGCAGTTTGTTGAAAACCATTGATGCCAATTGTAATGTGCCAAATGACATCGGGTACTTATCCGGTGGTCTCCAAAAAAGCCATCGGATAGTTATCCGGTAAGGGTTCTCAAAAGTTTTCTACAAAAGGCACCCGAAAGGCACCCGGTACTTATCCCATTGCTATTCACAATACCATGGAGGCACCCGATAGGCACCCGATACTTATCCGGTACTTACCCGATGGTTATTCACAATACCACGTAGGCACCCGATAGGCACCCGATACTTATCTGGTACTTACCCGATGGCTATTAACAAGTGACCAGATACCATGGAGGCATCCACTAAAAGATATCGGGTGCTTACCCGGTATCTACCTAATTTGCATGTCATTTTAGCCGGTGCTTACCCGGTGAGTAGCGGATAAGCATCCGCAAAGTTGTGTTTTTTCGATATGGGTTTCCCTTAAAGCTCCAAAGTTGGGCCGGCCGGTGAATAAGTCtgtaatattttgtaataacTTATATTTTGCCACATgtatacaatattaaaaaaatgcaaattcacaGCAAAATACTAAGGTAAACAATGATTTAAGTTTTTCAGGCTCAATTTTTAATATCAGTCAGagttgtgcaaaatattttgcaagttttaaaatccaaaaaccaaaaatatgtgaccctattttttacagattttaggGGTTGTCAGAAAAGGCAATACAAATCAGGGTTGGCCGGTTAAAACCGCCCTGGTTTAAATCCTGTGGTTAAAACCAGGTTTAAATCGCCTAGTTTTGACCGCTAAAAAGTGGTCAAAACCATTTTGATGctaccaaataaaataaaataaaggaaaaagactgaaaatttacctcactttatttattttaattcaaaCACTCAAAAATGTTGCCACTAGATAATATCATACAAGTGCAACAAACAAATCTTTTGATATCACAGGCTGTAACATTTAGTGGCTATGCTATACAGAGATCTTTTAAATCCATTAGCCTAATTATCAcatttttaaaagcaattttttttcttccattggTTTTAGTTATTTGGCACATTTGCAATTTTTCCTCAACTCATTACTGTGACAGTAACTTAGCACTACATGTAAATTACTTATTTGACAACAGATAACAATACTCTATTTATTACCCTGTGAGTACGGGCTTTATTTTTCTTGATATTTGAGAACAAGCACCGCTAGCTCAGGCACCATTCCGACTGGCCTTaattgtattttgtctgtgtgttaccatggttacctttaTAGAGTGTGCCAAGTTGCAAGTGGTAGTGGTTCTTATACCTACAAAAAGATTAGCGATGAGTTGAAATGTCGTTTCAAGAATACTGCAACAGAACAGGACGTGATACAGTTGATGCAGGAATTTATTGAGTAAGTACAGTAGACCGGTATATAAACCAAATTAACCAATATGTTGTAAGTCTAGTCGTTAGTTATACTTCAATAAGATTAGCGATGAGTTGAAAAGTTGTTTCAAGAATACTACAACAGAACAGGACGTGATTCAGTTGATGCAGGAATTTATTGAGTAAGTACATTGTAATATAAGCCAATATTGTTGTGTGAaggtatttttgcaatttgaaacaaaaggaatatttgacgtgtttggggctcgaCCCGCTCGAGCAAACTgatatatgaaaattttgagagagaaaaaaaccaGGACTCAccagggattgaaccccggtcgctggattaccggtccagagtcttaccactgtactacctgagttcacagtcggtactcggacAATCTCAACTTACATGTAaatccccatgataactctctcattgtgtcacAGCAGCTAATTATAATATTAGATAATGAAGAAGGAAGcgacctatatgcttcaccctagcagggcatgagacaatgcaagacacaaattaatatatgcgaggattggaaataaacgatgcaagcctgaaaaattatgatttaaatgacgtGATTGGGCTTCAAGAAAACTGACATGAAAATACGCTATGCTGTGGTCTATCCTTAATGACATGATAGTAGatattcaaaacaataattttatttcaaaattgaacaTTATCATCTGTGTATTATTTCTTTGTAGCTCCGCTAAAGATGGATCTCTGAAAGACAAAGGATGGGCCGAGGCTTCCTATGGTACCTCTAAACTTGGAGTCATAACATTGTCAAGGATTCAAGCTAATGACATTCAGGCTGATAAGTCCAGGGAGGATATATTGATTAATAGCGTAAGTATAACCTAGAAGTAGTGTCTTAACCTGGTTAAATGTAGTGTTTTAACTAGGAGTAATACAACTGACAAGGATTCCAGCTAAAGACATCCAGGCTGACAACTCCAGGGAAGATATATTGATTAATAGCATAAATATAATCTGGTTAAGATGTGCCTTAACTTGGTTAAGTAGTGCCTTAAATCTGGTTACAAAGTGCCTTACTGTTATGAAGTAGTGTCTATTTTTGGCACCGGAAAGAAATGCATAAGTGTGTATCATATTGCACATGTGTTGTACACCCACATTGTCCTACACTCCCTtttatgggttattccagttgaaatccacccctatggaagacatgacctttaaccttccacatagagagtgtgaatttcaaatggggttgcctgaacccggggggggggggcactcacatttcccagctatacgggtatgtgccgcggcgacgaccccctttttcagagctgctggccgttccttagaccctctgaattcattgtttgcccgctctgaagccccaaaatttttctagccgttccatagaccctcagatcatcgatttccgctctcatcggcatcttgagaggcgtgttttctgtcctactatttcaagcccaaaagcagacccaaaagctacttttgcgagcccaaaaaaagggaattttccattaatttcttccccattgaaacacattgtaagaaataaggtgaactttgggtgggattttgggctcctttagtagtggcaacactggttgactgtttATATACATTGCAGCAATGCCGAGCGCCTGCCGATGGCGACGcctccagctggtgaacattttgctagaaataaataattttgagatctcttttgggaataaaattgccaaatatgaggaaaagtaccttaaataattatgtacacatccttgcagctctccataaacaatgaattaaaaggtaatttacgatctactggtctagtgaaatcgggagtggaatggctgtcaaattctctacacttcactcaatcatctcatgtataagcatggcagttcaatgtagtcttaaatgtttttcttttcggcactgaaaaaaataattcttgtgggtttgtttttatggtgggcttttatgtaatgttgctgctataattatcagtaggctaatagcatagattgtaggtctacagcctacagggtctagtaattttgatttgaatgctgttttgctttgttgaggtttccatcgtaattaggccaaaccagacctattttgcattaatggttttcctgattaataatttaatgcacaattcaaagtgaaatcgattccttcaaaaatctgtggcaaaaacgcgacaaaattgaaccctggtttggcctgcgggtttagtttccgagatttttcagattttgaccggccgatcagttccctagaccctcctttttggctggccgatcagttccttagacctcaagttcgaaactggcggtggcacacccctaccaaaagcCCAATACTGGTTTAAATCCGGGGTTTCAATGAGCTCTGTTTTATCAGGGAGAGCCGATAGCCTAGTGGTTAGGGCATCTGCACAGCATTCAGGTCTTGCAGGAGGTTGTGGGTTCAATTTCTATATCAACTGGATGCATACTTTCTGATTATATACTTGAATCTGTATTTTTTTGCACCACAACTTGTTGATTTTGTTAAAgataccattgggcattacaatcatgcaaaaagtaaaaatttaagGAACATTGAGCCTGAGGAGGGCGTCACATTGAAGCAAGAGTATGGCTTTAATTGTAACACATTGTGCAGAAGGAACTGTTCTTTTTTGATGACACATATAATACTTGAATTAATACATTACATTCTACTTTCCGCCATTGCAGTGTTGTCCAGGCTATGTAGCAACGGATATGAGTAGCTACAAAGGACATCTTACCATCGATGAAGGAGCAGTCACCCCTGTGTATCTTGCAACACTGCCCTCTGGAGCTAAAGAGCCACAAGGGAAATTTCTTCAAAAGAAACAAGTGAATGACTTTTGGTGAAAAAGATGCTTGAGACCCAAAGAGATTATACACAAAGAGTATCAACTCAGAAGTTACTTGAGACCAACTAGATTAAACCTGAAGAGAATCAACTCAGAattaaggccagtgtaatgggaaagaacatggaccttttcgagcatcattatttctgaattgtatgtcaaaagtatataaaactatacatttttggaaaggaaatgagtcaaggaatcccatggtgacgtcagatttgttcaaaaatctcgagtttttttgaaaaaatcacaaaaaatcacttttttaccccaatttatttgtgacaacttagaaaaaaatccggacggagtaaaaaaaattcagttagcttttcataaagaagagacatgaacttagggaaggttttttattttttgaaattcgtctcttttttgaaatattgaaaaaacatgtgaaaaaagcaattttgtcactctattaagctaaaaattgcacagaatggtgtatatttttcattcctggtcgaatacgataggatttcggtcattaagcacgttaacacggctacccaatagggctggggttgaaaacttagtctccggtcagaGCAGGTAGTGGACTTCGGAAGGCGATCCTGCACGGAGGCTTATAGGCGTGAAAcaggcactgtcattgattggtcagggtgagtttagggttaggattagggttatgaaagggcttagggttagcttacacaaaataattacatgaaggttggACACACGCCCCCCCTCAAGTAGCTTGTTGATTCAAAAGCTAGTGAGGGCTCACACATGTTCAGAGTGCCCGTCAGGCAAAGgctagaatattttctatctaataataactgaaatcctatcgtgatcgaccagtaatgttgtttaaaacaaatattttgaaaaaatgagaaaaccttccctaggctttgatgtgctctaaacgatagtgcaaaaagttgaccttttgcttgcatatttttagagttatcttgtcacaaaaatcgtgcaatattgtcaaaagtgaactctgagaaatcgacgtttttgtaaaaaaa includes the following:
- the LOC140167895 gene encoding carbonyl reductase [NADPH] 3-like, which codes for MARVAVVTGSNKGIGFAIVRALCKQVENGVVYLTSRDEGRGQAAVEELKKENLNPRFHQLDVNDQKSIDRLRDHLVKEHGGLDVLVNNAGIAFKNADPSPVSVQAPVTLATNFDALLAVCHTLFPIIRSHGRVCQVASGSGSYTYKKISDELKCRFKNTATEQDVIQLMQEFIDSAKDGSLKDKGWAEASYGTSKLGVITLSRIQANDIQADKSREDILINSCCPGYVATDMSSYKGHLTIDEGAVTPVYLATLPSGAKEPQGKFLQKKQVNDFW